A region of the Bdellovibrionota bacterium genome:
GGCCAAGCAGGGGTAGACCGCTAAGTTCTCATACGTTTCGGCAGAACGGATACAAATCTGCCCGCTCAGAAATGGAGGTCACCCATGTTCCGGCGCTTAATTCCTCGTGAGGAGAAATTCTTCGACCTGTTTCGACAGTCCGCCGATCTCATTGTCGAGGGGGCGAAAGCGTTCCGGGAACTCTTGTCGGACCTGAAACATGGCGAAACTCGGGCCCGTGACTTAAAAGCGATCGAAAGCCGGGCCGATGAGGTTACGCATCATACGGTCGACCTGCTGCACAAGACCTTCATCACGCCGATCGACCGAAGCGATATCCACGAGCTGATCTGCCGGATGGACGACATCATCGACTACATCGAGGCGGCTTCTCAACGCATCGTCCTTTACAACCTGACCTCCGCGCCGCCGCACGCAGCGGAGCTTGCGGACATCTGCGTGAAATCCGTGGAGGCTATTCGTGAGGCGGTCAACAAGCTCGAAGACTTGAAGAATTCGCCGGAAATCTTGAGACACTGCGTGGAGGTGAATCGTCTGGAAAACGAAGCGGATCACCTTCTGCGAACAGCGATGGCCAAGTTATTCCGCGAAGAATCGGACGCGCGCCAGATTATCAAGGTGAAGGAGATTTACGAGTTGCTCGAAACCGTGACCGATCGTTGTGAAGACGTGGCGAACATTATCGAAGGAATCGTCGTCGAATACGCATGATGGTTTCACCGCTCGTCATCTTTATCATCGCGGCCGCGCTCCTTTTTGATTTTATCAACGGTTTTCACGACGCGGCCAATTCGATCGCCACGATTGTTTCCACCCGTGTGCTCCGACCGCAATGGGCCGTCGTCTGGGCGGCGTTTTTTAATTTCGTGGCATTTCTATTTTTCGGCTTGCATGTGGCGAACACCATCGGCAACGGCGTGATCGACCCGAAGATCGTCGATCCGTTCGTGATTTTTGCGGCGCTTTCCGGAGCCATCGTGTGGGATCTGATCACTTGGCACTACGGCATTCCTTCCAGCTCTTCCCACGCCCTGATCGGCGGGCTGGGCGGGGCCGCTGTGGCAAAGATAGGGGCCTCGGCGCTCAACCCGCAGGGGTTCTTGAAAATCGGCGCGTCGATCGTTCTCTCGCCCGCGTTGGGGTTTATTCTCGCCTTCATATTGTTTGCCGCCGTCGCCAATATTTTTTTCAAAACCTCTCCTCGCAAAGTGGATCGATGGGGGCGGAGGCTCCAGCTCGTATCGGCGTCGCTTTACAGTTTGGGCCATGGCGGAAACGACGCTCAAAAGACAATGGGGATCATCGCCGTGCTCTTGTTCTCCACGGGGGCCCTTGGCACGTCGTTTCATGTTCCTCTCTGGGTGGTTCTTGCCTGTCACGCTGCAATGGGAATGGGAACGTTGTTCGGCGGTTGGAGAATCGTCCGGACAATGGGAATGCGGATTACGAAACTGAAGCCGGTGGGCGGGTGCTGCGCCGAAACGGCCGGCGCCGTAAGTCTATTCTTAGCGACCGGTCTGGGGATTCCCGTATCCACGACGCACACGATTACCGGGTCGATCATGGGTGTCGGCTCCGTCCGAAAGTTTTCCGCTATCCGCTGGGGCGTCGCCGAAAGGATCGTCTGGGCATGGATTCTCACGATGCCGGCGTCCGCGTTTGTGGCGGGCGTGACCTGGTGGAGTATGCATCTCCTTTTTGGTTCTTAGGTACGGTTCTACTTTTTTCCTCGATAGAACCGCTCGGCGGATTCCTTGGAGATCCAGCCGAACTCAGCGGCGGTATGAGCGCCGATCTGAATTTCGTTGAGCGAAGAAAAGGGTTTGTACTGCTTGGCGGTTTGAGCAATTCCCCGGGTCATCAACTCGCCGGACGTCTGGGGGTGAAGAGGATCCCGAAACGGATTCGGAT
Encoded here:
- a CDS encoding DUF47 family protein: MFRRLIPREEKFFDLFRQSADLIVEGAKAFRELLSDLKHGETRARDLKAIESRADEVTHHTVDLLHKTFITPIDRSDIHELICRMDDIIDYIEAASQRIVLYNLTSAPPHAAELADICVKSVEAIREAVNKLEDLKNSPEILRHCVEVNRLENEADHLLRTAMAKLFREESDARQIIKVKEIYELLETVTDRCEDVANIIEGIVVEYA
- a CDS encoding inorganic phosphate transporter, whose protein sequence is MMVSPLVIFIIAAALLFDFINGFHDAANSIATIVSTRVLRPQWAVVWAAFFNFVAFLFFGLHVANTIGNGVIDPKIVDPFVIFAALSGAIVWDLITWHYGIPSSSSHALIGGLGGAAVAKIGASALNPQGFLKIGASIVLSPALGFILAFILFAAVANIFFKTSPRKVDRWGRRLQLVSASLYSLGHGGNDAQKTMGIIAVLLFSTGALGTSFHVPLWVVLACHAAMGMGTLFGGWRIVRTMGMRITKLKPVGGCCAETAGAVSLFLATGLGIPVSTTHTITGSIMGVGSVRKFSAIRWGVAERIVWAWILTMPASAFVAGVTWWSMHLLFGS